Proteins encoded together in one Vitis vinifera cultivar Pinot Noir 40024 chromosome 4, ASM3070453v1 window:
- the LOC132253682 gene encoding uncharacterized protein LOC132253682 translates to MQSEKVWNTVEFGWSPPKVLDREGRPTNVIKPKLEWDRSENEASENNARAMYSIFDAISTDEFRRIATCTSAKEAWDILQVTHEGTNAVKVSKLQMLTSRFETIRMDDHETFGEFNAKLMDIVNSSFNLGEPISNSKVVRKILRSLPERFRAKVTAIEESKDVDSLKIDELVGSLQTFEMTLVSPRKAKGIALKAIKEESLSSESEDDEKMSEGELTKFAKKFKKYMKFRKAKKESNDGKKWRNSIGKEKKMEKSVKKELKIECFKCGGKGHYAFECPSKKKDKKAMKVTWSDSESNQSSEKESNGSEECTNFIAFAASVNEEPLLKEASSESSDSNDDDMSFDTAYETLYKECLSLKQEQVKWKASKKILTNEVDVLKGEKKALLDKIAFLENEHLEVKEKCDMLKSEIQMFKDELSLRKEELHPSSKRLNELINSGRKSFDKRGLGFLGENATTSSSKTVFVKPCEKESPKKPQSQIKFHCNHCGKMGHTFDRCYARLFDNFQRRLTNLMNECHALKNRLLNQNKRVSKKSSKISHNGELKGSTLNEKTKISNVKQIWVKKNELKCFVVHTALKAIESHSWYLDSGCSHHMTGNKSLFTSFTEFDGGNVTFGDGNMARVKGKGTICAPNIPNLEEVLYVEGLKANLISISQMCENEFNVQFSQNLCKVFDLNDFCVMIGLRTCDNCYVVSQKSPSSSSLVCGSSKIACVNHLLEHRLLQNEKEHPIVKVRIDRGRKFDDANVVDRLKNHVLHSRSKHVDIKHHFIQDLVEDKIVSLEFFLMEGQIANNVTKPLDVSRFESLRSPIGLYTLY, encoded by the coding sequence atgcaaagtgaaaAAGTTTGGAACACTGTTGAATTTGGTTGGTCTCCACCTAAGGTGTTGGATAGAGAAGGTAGACCAACTAATGTTATCAAGCCTAAATTGGAATGGGATAGAAGTGAAAATGAAGCAAGTGAGAATAATGCTAGAGCCATGTACTCCATCTTCGATGCCATTAGTACAGATGAATTCCGTAGGATTGCTACATGTACTTCGGCTAAGGAGGCTTGGGATATTCTCCAAgtgactcatgaaggaactaatgCCGTGAAAGTGTCCAAGCTTCAAATGTTGACATCTAGGTTTGAGACCattaggatggatgatcatgaAACTTTTGGAGAATTTAATGCAAAACTGATGGACATTGTGAATTCTAGCTTCAATCTAGGTGAACCCATCTCTAACTCTAAGGTGGTGAGAAAAATTTTGAGATCTCTTCCTGAGAGATTTAGAGCTAAGGTCACCGCCATTGAAGAGTCTAAGGATGTGGATTCCTTGAAGATAGATGAACTTGTAGGTTCCCTCCAAACCTTTGAGATGACTCTTGTATCACCTAGGAAAGCTAAGGGAATTGCTTTAAAAGCTATTAAAGAAGAGTCCCTAAGTTCCGAAAGTGAGGATGATGAGAAAATGTCGGAGGGTGAGCTTACTAAGTTTgctaaaaaattcaagaagtaCATGAAATTCAGAAAAGCCAAGAAAGAATCAAATGATGGTAAAAAATGGAGGAACTCaattggaaaagagaaaaagatggagAAAAGTGTGAAAAAGGAGTTGAAAATTGAGTGCTTTAAATGTGGGGGAAAGGGTCACTATGCATTTGAATGTCCctcaaagaaaaaagacaagaaGGCCATGAAAGTTACTTGGAGTGACTCCGAGTCTAATCAATCAAGTGAAAAAGAATCCAATGGAAGTGAGGAATGCACTAACTTCATAGCCTTTGCTGCAAGTGTCAATGAGGAACCTCTTTTAAAAGAAGCTTCAAGTGAGTCAAGTGACTCCAATGATGATGACATGAGTTTTGACACAGCGTATGAGACTTTGTATAAGGAGTGTTTGAGCCTTAAACAAGAACAAGTCAAGTGGAAGGCTTCTAAGAAGATTTTAACCAATGAGGTTGATGTTTTAAAGGGAGAAAAGAAAGCCTTGCTTGATAAAATTGCATTTCTTGAAAATGAACATTTGGAAGTGAAGGAAAAATGTGATATGTTGAAAAGTGAAATTCAAATGTTCAAGGATGAGTTAAGTCTTAGGAAGGAAGAGTTACATCCTAGCTCTAAAAGACTTAATGAGTTAATTAATTCAGGGCGTAAATCTTTTGATAAAAGAGGCTTAGGATTTCTTGGTGAAAATGCTACTACAAGTAGTAGTAAAACGGTTTTTGTTAAGCCTTGTGAAAAAGAATCTCCTAAGAAACCTCAATCTCAAATCAAGTTTCATTGCAATCATTGTGGAAAAATGGGACACACTTTTGATAGATGTTATGcaagattgtttgataattttcaaaGGAGGTTGACCAACCTAATGAATGAATGTCATGCTTTGAAGAATAGGTTGTTGAATCAGAATAAGAGAGTGTCCAAGAAGAGCTCAAAGATCTCTCATAATGGTGAGTTGAAAGGAAgcactttgaatgaaaagacaaaaatcTCAAATGTTAAACAAATTTGGGTGAAAAAGAATGAGTTGAAGTGTTTCGTTGTCCATACCGCACTTAAAGCTATTGAGTCACACTCATGgtatcttgatagtggatgttcACATCATATGACTGGAAATAAATCTTTGTTCACTTCATTCACTGAATTTGATGGAGGAAATGTGACATTTGGAGATGGTAATATGGCTAGAGTGAAAGGCAAAGGTACCATTTGTGCCCCCAACATTCCTAATCTTGAAGAGGTCTTATATGTTGAAGGTTTAAAGGCTAACTTAATTAGCATAAGCCAAATGTGTGAGAATGAGTTCAATGtccaattttcacaaaatcttTGCAAGGTGTTTGACTTGAATGATTTTTGTGTGATGATTGGCTTGAGAACTTGTGATAATTGTTATGTTGTTAGTCAAAAGTCTCCTTCATCATCTTCTCTTGTGTGTGGAAGTTCTAAAATTGCATGTGTTAATCACTTGTTGGAACATAGATTGttgcaaaatgaaaaagaacatCCCATTGTAAAAGTTAGGATTGATAGGGGGAGAAAATTTGATGATGCCAATGTTGTTGATAGGTTAAAGAACCATGTTCTTCATTCTAGATCAAAACATGTGGACATTAAGCATCACTTCATTCAAGACTTGGTAGAAGACAAGATTGTTTCACTAGAGTTTTTCCTTATGGAGGGTCAAATTGCTAACAATGTTACTAAACCTTTGGATGTTTCTAGGTTTGAATCACTTAGGAGCCCCATAGGTTTATATACTCTCTATTAA